A window from Drosophila nasuta strain 15112-1781.00 chromosome 3, ASM2355853v1, whole genome shotgun sequence encodes these proteins:
- the LOC132793763 gene encoding serine/threonine-protein kinase mos, translating into MSYITVINKENAIVLTTPKRNELLRDGPTESMSHRCHVLGRGAYGTVFKAVYRDHSVALKVIKNSAISTLHNESHVLNWNHKNIVRLMRVESNAEFGLLIMERPNGLCLQRVTDTLVLPLVHRVVITLDVLAALSYCHGQGVLHLDVKPPNILIALGGKPNSMGKQSVYYRSYICKLCDFGSSVKLDELCSSQMNTKGTLRYMSPEALRSAPLTCASDIYSLGITMWQLQARHLPFYQLNCNDTIAYQVVKYDLRPDNSALLEELQLGSDHTEIVPLISCDCEERGQGIKNNNAVDRMCRYMNRNNPQLDVVLSTELYKKARRNLNFDSSHGRVSKRTLKQRSKQPRLANYFDNLSTISVTYLESAYSELYKSCWLSQPQLRLSSIELQKHLELILAKCFAN; encoded by the exons AT GTCGTATATTACAGTTATTAATAAGGAGAATGCCATAGTGTTGACCACACCCAAGCGCAATGAGCTGCTCCGAGACGGTCCAACGGAGTCCATGTCCCACAGGTGCCACGTTTTGGGTCGCGGCGCTTACGGCACCGTGTTCAAGGCAGTTTATCGAG ATCACTCTGTGGCACTGAAAGTAATCAAAAACAGCGCCATATCCACTTTGCACAACGAGTCCCACGTTCTCAACTGGAATCATAAGAATATAGTTCGTCTGATGAGAGTCGAATCGAATGCAGAGTTTGGCTTGCTCATCATGGAGAGGCCCAATGGATTGTGTCTACAAAGAGTGACCGACACGCTTGTTTTGCCTTTGGTACACAGAGTGGt TATTACGCTTGATGTGCTGGCTGCCCTAAGTTACTGCCATGGTCAGGGTGTATTGCATCTGGATGTAAAGCCTCCGAATATATTGATTGCATTGGGTGGCAAGCCAAATTCGATGGGAAAACAATCAGTGTATTATCGCAGCTATATATGCAAACTATGTGATTTTGGCTCCTCCGTCAAGCTGGATGAGCTGTGCAGCAGTCAAATGAATACAAAGGGCACGCTGCGATACATGTCTCCAGAAGCATTGCGATCGGCGCCTTTAACATGTGCCTCTGATATTTATTCCTTGGGGATCACCATGTGGCAACTGCAGGCACGTCACCTGCCCTTCTATCAACTCAACTGCAATGATACCATTGCCTATCAAGTTGTGAAATACGATCTACGACCAGATAACTCCGCACTGCTCGAGGAACTACAGCTCGGTTCCGATCACACCGAAATTGTGCCCTTAATCAGCTGCGATTGTGAGGAGCGTGGCCAAGGTATAAAGAATAATAACGCCGTCGATCGCATGTGTAGATACATGAACCGAAATAATCCACAGTTGGATGTAGTACTATCAACGGAGTTGTACAAAAAAGCTCGTCGCAATCTCAACTTTGATAGCTCACATGGTCGTGTGAGCAAGCGAACACTTAAACAGCGCAGCAAGCAACCCAGATTGGCAAATTATTTCGATAATCTGTCAACGATTTCAGTCACATATCTGGAAAGTGCATATAGCGAACTATATAAGAGCTGCTGGCTCAGCCAACCTCAGTTGCGTTTAAGCTCAATTGAGCTACAAAAACATCTCGAGTTGATTTTGGCTAAATGCTTTGCCAACTAG
- the LOC132793764 gene encoding tafazzin isoform X1 → MLMAIFTTSARRIRPDHLNHLATRCLWHWDLGHLQRTIYGQRIYSLGSRHYVQAPEAHPLPDGKSSSGLQHQQPQQQKGEQRQQQQDNLSQHPSSHSIRPPTDNPVKKQDSQTQGRQPSSSSMASSVDIPYDISWIFPRLRNPSKLWYVVSQIVVTLVGLLSKVILVVLNHTKVYNKDRLIAAVGKRPKGVPLVTVSNHYSCFDDPGIWGTLPISLVCNTMRIRWSMAAHDICFTTKLHATFFMYGKCIPVVRGIGVYQDAINLCIEKCALGDWVHVFPEGKVNMEKEEMRLKWGVGRIIYESPRMPIVLPMWHEGMDSVLPNVEPYVFKFRKNVTINVGQPLDLNDFVQDLKNKQVPEPVARKLITDKIQEAFATLRLETEKLHEQRTQ, encoded by the exons ATGTTGATGGCAATATTTACTACAAGCGCCAGGCGGATACGTCCTGATCACCTGAATCATCTGGCCACGCGGTGCTTGTGGCATTGGGATCTGGGGCACCTGCAGCGGACTATTTATGGACAGCGAATTTACTCCTTGGGGTCACGG CATTACGTCCAGGCCCCAGAGGCTCACCCCTTGCCAGATGGTAAATCCTCATCCGGactgcagcatcagcagccgcagcagcaaaagggagagcagcgccagcagcagcaggataATCTTTCGCAGCATCCATCTTCGCATAGCATTCGGCCGCCAACGGATAATCCTGTGAAAAAGCAGGACTCTCAGACGCAGGGACGACAACCTTCATCCTCGAGCATGGCATCAAGTGTGGATATTCCCTACGACATCAGTTGGATATTTCCCCGACTGCGAAATCCCTCCAAGCTGTGGTATGTCGTCAGTCAAATTGTAGTCACTCTCGTAGGCCTCCTCAGCAAGGTTATCCTCG TCGTGTTGAATCATACGAAAGTCTACAATAAGGACCGACTTATCGCTGCGGTGGGCAAACGTCCCAAGGGCGTGCCGCTCGTAACCGTATCCAATCATTACTCCTGCTTCGATGATCCCGGAATATGGGGCACTTTGCCAATAAGCTTGGTGTGCAATACTATGCGCATACGATGGTCGATGGCAGCTCATGATATTTGTTTCACGACAAAGCTGCATGCCACCTTCTTTATGTATG GAAAATGCATACCTGTTGTGCGTGGAATTGGCGTATATCAAGATGCCATTAATCTGTGCATTGAGAAGTGCGCGTTAGGAGATTGGGTGCATGTGTTCCCCGAGGGCAAGGTTAACATGGAAAAGGAGGAAATGCGTCTGAAGTGGGGCGTCGGTCGGATTATTTACGAATCGCCCAGAATGCCAATTGTGCTTCCCATGTGGCACGAGGGCATGGACTCTGTGCTGCCCAATGTGGAACCGTATGTGTTTAAATTCCGCAAGAATGTCACCATCAATGTGGGTCAACCGTTGGATCTGAACGATTTCGTTCAAGAtctgaaaaataaacaagtgcCCGAACCTGTGGCGCGAAAACTCATCACAGACAAAATACAAGAAGCCTTTGCT ACTCTGCGGTTAGAAACCGAAAAATTACATGAGCAGCGCACTCAGTGA
- the LOC132793764 gene encoding tafazzin isoform X2: protein MCVHYVQAPEAHPLPDGKSSSGLQHQQPQQQKGEQRQQQQDNLSQHPSSHSIRPPTDNPVKKQDSQTQGRQPSSSSMASSVDIPYDISWIFPRLRNPSKLWYVVSQIVVTLVGLLSKVILVVLNHTKVYNKDRLIAAVGKRPKGVPLVTVSNHYSCFDDPGIWGTLPISLVCNTMRIRWSMAAHDICFTTKLHATFFMYGKCIPVVRGIGVYQDAINLCIEKCALGDWVHVFPEGKVNMEKEEMRLKWGVGRIIYESPRMPIVLPMWHEGMDSVLPNVEPYVFKFRKNVTINVGQPLDLNDFVQDLKNKQVPEPVARKLITDKIQEAFATLRLETEKLHEQRTQ, encoded by the exons ATGTGTGTT CATTACGTCCAGGCCCCAGAGGCTCACCCCTTGCCAGATGGTAAATCCTCATCCGGactgcagcatcagcagccgcagcagcaaaagggagagcagcgccagcagcagcaggataATCTTTCGCAGCATCCATCTTCGCATAGCATTCGGCCGCCAACGGATAATCCTGTGAAAAAGCAGGACTCTCAGACGCAGGGACGACAACCTTCATCCTCGAGCATGGCATCAAGTGTGGATATTCCCTACGACATCAGTTGGATATTTCCCCGACTGCGAAATCCCTCCAAGCTGTGGTATGTCGTCAGTCAAATTGTAGTCACTCTCGTAGGCCTCCTCAGCAAGGTTATCCTCG TCGTGTTGAATCATACGAAAGTCTACAATAAGGACCGACTTATCGCTGCGGTGGGCAAACGTCCCAAGGGCGTGCCGCTCGTAACCGTATCCAATCATTACTCCTGCTTCGATGATCCCGGAATATGGGGCACTTTGCCAATAAGCTTGGTGTGCAATACTATGCGCATACGATGGTCGATGGCAGCTCATGATATTTGTTTCACGACAAAGCTGCATGCCACCTTCTTTATGTATG GAAAATGCATACCTGTTGTGCGTGGAATTGGCGTATATCAAGATGCCATTAATCTGTGCATTGAGAAGTGCGCGTTAGGAGATTGGGTGCATGTGTTCCCCGAGGGCAAGGTTAACATGGAAAAGGAGGAAATGCGTCTGAAGTGGGGCGTCGGTCGGATTATTTACGAATCGCCCAGAATGCCAATTGTGCTTCCCATGTGGCACGAGGGCATGGACTCTGTGCTGCCCAATGTGGAACCGTATGTGTTTAAATTCCGCAAGAATGTCACCATCAATGTGGGTCAACCGTTGGATCTGAACGATTTCGTTCAAGAtctgaaaaataaacaagtgcCCGAACCTGTGGCGCGAAAACTCATCACAGACAAAATACAAGAAGCCTTTGCT ACTCTGCGGTTAGAAACCGAAAAATTACATGAGCAGCGCACTCAGTGA
- the LOC132793765 gene encoding large ribosomal subunit protein uL18m, translated as MSRSARPLTSARVLHKIKELTAPASDTTYVTNRNPRNLERLRIAYKPSGYHLEKPGRSYWHTLEINTSGRYVSADVKHFENGTILSASTSEWAIKQQLFKTNDTAAFVNLGHVLAQRCLHAGITEMTCNVEAVAGSKLEKLLQAVQASGISFQEPARLPNTQPWDAYRHEKPWEVSEQSVTSVTQNKQK; from the coding sequence ATGTCTCGTAGTGCACGTCCCCTGACATCAGCCCGCGTGCTGCACAAGATCAAGGAGCTAACGGCACCGGCAAGCGACACAACATACGTAACAAACCGCAATCCCCGCAATTTGGAGAGGTTACGCATTGCATACAAGCCCAGCGGTTATCATCTGGAAAAGCCTGGTCGTTCCTATTGGCATACCCTCGAGATCAATACCAGCGGTCGCTATGTGAGTGCGGATGTGAAACACTTCGAAAACGGTACCATCTTGAGTGCTAGCACCTCAGAGTGGGCGATTAAACAGCAATTGTTCAAGACCAACGACACTGCGGCATTTGTGAATCTGGGACACGTTCTAGCTCAAAGATGCCTTCACGCCGGCATCACCGAGATGACTTGTAACGTCGAGGCTGTGGCCGGCAGTAAATTGGAGAAGCTGCTACAAGCTGTGCAGGCCAGTGGCATCAGTTTCCAGGAACCCGCCAGACTGCCAAACACCCAGCCCTGGGATGCTTATCGACATGAGAAGCCCTGGGAGGTGTCGGAGCAATCAGTAACTTCTGTTacgcaaaataaacaaaaataa
- the LOC132793769 gene encoding cytochrome b-c1 complex subunit 9 yields the protein MKVIYNTLFKRTSTYAVAIIASAFFFERAIDVSSNAIFDSINKGKQWKDIKSKYE from the exons atgaaGGTCATCTACAACACTTTGTTCAAGCGCACATCCACCTACGCAGTGGCCATCATCGCTTCGGCCTTCTTCTTTGAGCGCGCCATCGATGTCAGCTCCAACGCGATCTTCGATTCCATCAACAAAGGC aAACAATGGAAGGACATCAAGAGCAAATATGAATAG